One Gigantopelta aegis isolate Gae_Host chromosome 1, Gae_host_genome, whole genome shotgun sequence genomic region harbors:
- the LOC121373947 gene encoding uncharacterized protein LOC121373947, which produces MMAEYNVVTLFEIREEFATCDICQEDFDMAARSPRVLPCSHSFCCDCLECIWGKSTSGVQCPKCRRVWPVQSNIKTTFHQNNVLMNLVEYLALKNKPGNIPCWQCPKSRKATVHCLDCQKYLCDFCSNFHSRFLDNHKSVPLSEFIKSPQTFFQQKDVCRDHDRMKMDLFCKNATCKTAACISCAYVSHKDHEICNLKDMYEQRKKAVSSSLDGLLKSTVRSNKYRDGLTEQKNELQTIQQHLLQFIEDSKTEIIKKVEEKAKQLEEDVVANIAQQQADRDKQMDIVTESENAKAEHALHCQQALAFTRAAEFIAMSEDLETKANSLTEIPDLFDMQIQDVNLDLETFEKINRILEKTASVYDGSDMRSCIEVTDAKVGEDSNIINVTLLPKADTQQRKPVLLEAVVVDPKGKESKVEQNTASISSDGGSLVFRPECVGLHKAYIRINGRRLTEETVDFHSNEHGADVARKILISIDAEPGLFREIILPAMQFDRDRLNWERRTITEDGYLTNEPSPQPEFERDARLRHLCGVTSRTPVTGPGCSYWQVQVNKKVLEAADVGYVSAQTGICLQDHCDEYEFEENHNAWCVEVRTCKEHNGVCLHVFSRGALLCDSALTDFKPEAVIDVDLGFLMDFDKGVLHVMHLQRHEIVHSIPDVDSDQPLMPVFAVYSPSLFDVQLRLVSGVDLPVDRDFLVMLSRIVQGGRDVTPLA; this is translated from the exons ATGATGGCCGAGTACAATGTTGTGACATTATTTGAAATCAGAGAAGAATTCGCCACGTGTGATATCTGCCAGGAAGATTTCGACATGGCAGCCAGATCGCCGAGAGTTCTTCCCTGTTCTCATTCCTTCTGCTGCGATTGTTTAGAATGCATTTGGGGCAAATCCACTTCGGGGGTGCAGTGTCCTAAATGCCGCCGAGTATGGCCTGTCCAGAGTAACATTAAAACCACGTTTCATCAGAACAATGTGCTGATGAATCTAGTTGAATATCTCGCCTTGAAGAACAAACCTGGAAACATACCATGCTGGCAGTGCCCCAAAAGCAGGAAGGCCACCGTACACTGCCTTGACTGCCAGAAATATCTCTGCGACTTCTGCTCAAATTTCCATAGCAGGTTTTTAGATAACCACAAGAGTGTTCCATTATCAGAGTTTATCAAGTCTCCGCAGACGTTTTTCCAACAAAAGGATGTCTGTAGAGACCACGACCGGATGAAAATGGATCTGTTCTGCAAGAACGCCACCTGTAAAACAGCCGCCTGCATTTCGTGTGCTTATGTGTCGCACAAAGATCACGAGATTTGCAACCTAAAGGATATGTACGAACAAAGGAAGAAAGCGGTTAGCTCATCGCTGGATGGTTTGTTGAAATCTACAGTAAGGTCCAACAAGTACAGAGACGGGCTGACCGAACAGAAGAATGAACTGCAGACGATACAGCAGCACCTCCTGCAGTTTATCGAGGACTCCAAGACGGAGATAATTAAAAAGGTAGAAGAAAAAGCAAAGCAGTTGGAAGAAGACGTCGTTGCAAATATCGCTCAACAGCAAGCTGACAGGGATAAGCAAATGGATATTGTAACAGAGTCTGAAAACGCCAAAGCAGAACACGCTTTACATTGTCAACAAGCTTTGGCGTTTACCCGAGCTGCAGAATTCATTGCCATGTCGGAAGACCTTGAAACCAAAGCTAACTCACTGACTGAAATTCCAGATCTCTTTGACATGCAGATACAGGATGTTAATCTGGATCTGGAGACGTTTGAGAAGATTAACAGAATACTGGAGAAAACGGCAAGCGTTTATGACGGATCTGATATGAGGTCCTGTATTGAGGTAACAGATGCTAAGGTAGGAGAAGATTCTAACATTATAAACGTTACTTTGCTACCTAAGGCAGACACTCAACAGCGCAAGCCAGTGTTGCTAGAAGCAGTCGTCGTAGATCccaaaggaaaggaaagtaaGGTGGAACAAAACACAGCGTCCATATCCTCCGATGGGGGGAGTCTTGTTTTCAGACCAGAGTGTGTTGGACTCCATAAAGCATACATCAGGATTAATGGGCGTCGATTGACTGAGGAAACGGTTGACTTCCATAGCAACGAGCATG GTGCGGATGTGGcaagaaaaatattaatcaGTATTGATGCTGAACCAGGACTCTTTCGTGAAATTATTT TACCTGCCATGCAGTTTGACAGAGACAGGTTAAACTGGGAGCGCCGGACAATTACTGAAGACGGCTACTTGACTAACGAGCCTTCGCCTCAACCCGAGTTTGAGCGTGACGCCAGACTGAGACATCTGTGCGGCGTCACGTCCAGGACACCCGTGACGGGCCCTGGCTGCAGCTACTGGCAGGTGCAGGTGAACAAGAAGGTTCTGGAGGCGGCAGACGTCGGGTACGTTTCGGCGCAGACGGGAATCTGCCTTCAGGACCATTGCGACGAATACGAGTTTGAGGAGAACCATAACGCGTGGTGCGTGGAAGTCCGCACGTGCAAGGAACACAACGGTGTTTGTTTGCACGTCTTCTCACGCGGAGCTTTGCTCTGCGACTCTGCTCTGACCGACTTCAAGCCTGAAGCGGTAATCGACGTTGATCTGGGTTTTCTGATGGACTTCGACAAGGGAGTTCTTCACGTCATGCACCTGCAGAGGCACGAGATCGTCCACTCCATTCCAGACGTGGACTCTGACCAGCCACTGATGCCCGTGTTCGCCGTGTACAGTCCTTCCTTGTTCGATGTCCAACTCAGACTGGTGTCAGGAGTAGATCTCCCCGTTGATCGTGACTTTCTGGTCATGCTGTCTCGTATAGTCCAAGGAGGCCGGGATGTAACTCCACTGGCCTAG